A window from Chlamydiota bacterium encodes these proteins:
- a CDS encoding glycosyltransferase family 4 protein yields MSEMRVAYDAGILSSPHLTGIGRYTRQLVEAIAALGTAHRFDLLFPRGGAIPPPPPGFAARRCPVRGDMREDRFHRLWFDLWLPFEIAMRRIDLLHGPSYLLPRTRRARTVVTVHDLAHEKRPEWAPGCSAGFRRRARESARRADAVIAVSRATQRDVVEIYGVPEERIEVIHEGVDPSCVPVDDPAALDLFRARRGLTAPYILSVLSLSPRKNIPGLLRAFARARRTAGLPHLLVVAGKSYGAPGPLRDAEGLGVADRFRFIDYVPAGDLPLLYSAAELFVFPSFDEGFGLPPLEALACGCPVVASRAGALPEVLGDAARYFDPSDEEGMAEALVWGVREGRSPEARARGFRRAREFTWERAARETVRLYERLC; encoded by the coding sequence GTGAGCGAAATGCGGGTGGCCTACGACGCGGGGATACTCTCCTCGCCCCATCTCACGGGGATCGGCCGGTACACCCGGCAGCTCGTCGAGGCGATCGCCGCGCTCGGCACGGCGCACCGGTTCGACCTCCTCTTTCCGCGCGGCGGCGCGATCCCCCCCCCGCCGCCCGGTTTCGCGGCTCGTCGATGCCCCGTGCGGGGCGATATGCGCGAGGACAGGTTCCATCGGCTCTGGTTCGATCTCTGGCTCCCGTTCGAGATCGCCATGCGCCGGATCGACCTGTTGCACGGTCCCAGCTACCTCCTGCCTCGCACGCGGCGCGCGAGGACCGTGGTGACCGTCCATGACCTGGCGCACGAGAAGCGCCCGGAGTGGGCGCCCGGCTGCTCGGCCGGGTTCAGGCGCAGGGCGCGGGAGAGCGCGCGGCGGGCGGACGCGGTGATCGCGGTCTCCCGGGCCACGCAGCGGGACGTCGTCGAGATCTACGGGGTGCCGGAGGAACGAATCGAGGTGATCCACGAGGGGGTGGATCCGTCGTGCGTCCCCGTCGACGATCCCGCGGCGCTCGATCTTTTTCGAGCCCGGCGCGGGCTGACCGCGCCGTACATCCTCTCGGTCCTCTCCCTCTCCCCCCGGAAGAACATCCCGGGCCTGCTGCGCGCCTTCGCGCGGGCGCGGCGCACCGCCGGACTGCCGCACCTGCTCGTCGTCGCCGGCAAATCCTACGGCGCCCCCGGCCCGCTCCGCGACGCGGAGGGGCTCGGCGTGGCGGACCGGTTCCGCTTCATCGACTACGTCCCGGCCGGGGATCTGCCGCTGCTCTACAGCGCGGCGGAGCTGTTCGTCTTCCCGTCGTTCGACGAGGGGTTCGGCCTCCCGCCGCTCGAGGCGCTCGCCTGCGGCTGCCCGGTCGTCGCCTCGCGCGCGGGGGCGCTCCCCGAGGTGCTCGGCGACGCGGCGCGCTACTTCGACCCCTCGGACGAGGAGGGGATGGCGGAGGCGCTCGTGTGGGGCGTCCGCGAGGGGAGGAGCCCGGAGGCCCGTGCGAGGGGGTTCAGGCGGGCGCGGGAATTCACCTGGGAACGGGCCGCCCGGGAGACCGTGAGGCTCTATGAACGGCTTTGCTGA
- a CDS encoding O-antigen ligase family protein, with protein sequence MNGPPRRPGPGAPAPAPPPGAAPAPRSVGLATKIGLLFALLIMGKVASMAKRGPVGTEELRLLGIVLGEILLLIVALVNVNFVFYVLVFYVPFSQMLPGDYGTAVNITNVLLVIIVFGLFFRSIREGGHFLVSTELDRLIGLHLLLTFVAFFRAALAETMDWFLLVTLIKRFITPIFLYYLASWIVRDRQQIQDCIYIVMLTTLMVAFLATKDTHTPTHFSWERREDAGLSQANLLAAFFVYYMFYYFAFFSLHANQFKYWLLLICIYPCARGIMLAFSRGGYFAFVAGTLYICWLYKKWLFVLTAVVMLMLWQKPGLVLPQAVVERIEGTTVEYEADYGKSKVRFESSSAGRIAIYTAGLKMVMRYPLLGVGYGQFPVRVGEYDSYAAGRDAHNAYLLIAAEMGIPALLVYLMIVFRLLRYSLAIYRYGTDTMYRAVGMGFATGVIGFLVANFFGCRFNTTETVGVWWILAAMIVLIRKQSMMTPGAVPPPPVAVRPAGGTP encoded by the coding sequence ATGAACGGCCCCCCCCGCCGCCCCGGACCCGGCGCCCCGGCGCCCGCCCCACCCCCGGGCGCGGCCCCGGCCCCGCGCAGCGTCGGGCTGGCGACGAAGATCGGGCTGCTGTTCGCCCTCCTGATCATGGGCAAGGTCGCCTCGATGGCGAAACGGGGGCCGGTGGGGACGGAGGAGCTTCGGCTCCTCGGGATCGTCCTCGGCGAGATCCTCCTCCTGATCGTGGCCCTCGTCAACGTCAACTTCGTCTTCTACGTGCTGGTCTTTTACGTGCCGTTCAGCCAGATGCTCCCCGGCGACTACGGCACGGCGGTGAACATCACCAACGTGCTCCTCGTCATCATCGTCTTCGGGCTCTTCTTCAGGAGCATCCGCGAGGGGGGGCACTTCCTGGTGTCCACGGAGCTGGACCGGCTGATCGGCCTCCACCTGCTACTGACGTTCGTGGCCTTCTTCCGGGCGGCGCTCGCCGAGACGATGGACTGGTTCCTCCTCGTGACGCTGATCAAACGGTTCATCACGCCGATCTTCCTCTACTATCTGGCGAGCTGGATCGTGCGGGACCGGCAACAGATCCAGGACTGCATCTACATCGTGATGTTGACGACGCTGATGGTGGCGTTCCTGGCCACCAAGGACACGCACACGCCGACCCACTTCTCCTGGGAGCGGCGCGAGGACGCGGGACTGTCGCAGGCGAACCTGCTGGCGGCGTTCTTCGTCTACTACATGTTCTACTACTTCGCCTTCTTCAGCCTCCACGCAAACCAGTTCAAATACTGGCTGCTGCTGATATGCATCTACCCGTGCGCGCGGGGGATCATGCTGGCCTTCTCGCGGGGCGGCTACTTCGCCTTCGTCGCGGGGACGCTGTACATATGCTGGCTCTACAAGAAGTGGCTCTTCGTGCTGACGGCCGTGGTGATGCTCATGCTGTGGCAGAAGCCGGGGCTCGTCTTGCCGCAGGCGGTCGTGGAGCGCATCGAGGGGACGACGGTGGAGTACGAGGCCGACTACGGGAAGTCGAAGGTGCGGTTCGAGTCCTCCTCGGCGGGGCGGATCGCGATCTACACGGCCGGCCTCAAGATGGTGATGCGCTATCCCCTCCTCGGGGTCGGGTACGGACAGTTCCCGGTGCGGGTCGGCGAGTACGACTCGTACGCGGCGGGCAGGGACGCGCACAACGCGTATCTGCTGATCGCCGCGGAGATGGGGATCCCGGCGCTGCTGGTGTACCTGATGATCGTCTTCCGGCTGCTGCGGTACTCGCTGGCCATCTACCGATACGGCACCGATACGATGTACCGGGCGGTCGGGATGGGGTTCGCGACCGGCGTGATCGGATTTCTGGTGGCGAACTTCTTCGGCTGCCGGTTCAACACCACCGAGACGGTCGGCGTCTGGTGGATCCTCGCCGCGATGATCGTCTTGATCAGGAAGCAGTCGATGATGACGCCCGGCGCCGTGCCCCCGCCTCCCGTGGCCGTGCGCCCCGCGGGGGGCACGCCGTGA
- the serC gene encoding 3-phosphoserine/phosphohydroxythreonine transaminase: MGKRVFNFYAGPATLPLKALKAARSELLDFRGSGMSVCEISHRSKDFQAVIDEATALVKELYAVPAGFHVLWLHGGASTQFFHIPWNLSLEGKPLSYIHTGAWAKAAIKEAGFFGEVQIPASSEDANFNYIPRDFRIDPNSSYLHITSNETIGGIEWFRFPATGQVPLVVDASSDFLSHPVDWSSVALLYAGAQKNLGPAGVAVVIVREDMVARARAKKLPTMVSYGTHVDKGSMHNTPPCFAIYLSLLALRELKEKGGLPYIEKLNKRKANALYSMIDRSGGFYRPFARKDSRSRMNVTFRLPTAELEEKCAAEAKARGLIGLKGHRSVGGMRASIYNAMPMKGVKALIAFLEEFMKANS; encoded by the coding sequence ATGGGAAAGCGGGTGTTCAACTTCTACGCGGGGCCGGCGACGCTCCCGCTCAAGGCGCTCAAGGCGGCCAGGAGCGAGCTTCTCGACTTCCGCGGGAGCGGGATGTCGGTCTGCGAGATCAGCCACCGGTCGAAGGATTTTCAGGCGGTTATCGACGAGGCGACGGCCCTCGTGAAGGAGCTGTACGCCGTCCCCGCCGGGTTCCACGTCCTCTGGCTCCACGGCGGCGCGTCGACGCAGTTCTTCCACATCCCGTGGAACCTCTCGCTCGAGGGGAAGCCGCTCTCCTACATCCACACCGGCGCGTGGGCGAAGGCGGCGATCAAGGAGGCGGGCTTTTTCGGCGAGGTGCAGATACCCGCCTCGTCCGAGGATGCGAACTTCAACTACATCCCGCGGGATTTCCGCATCGACCCCAACTCGTCGTACCTCCACATCACCTCCAACGAGACGATCGGCGGGATCGAGTGGTTCAGGTTCCCCGCCACGGGCCAGGTGCCGCTCGTGGTGGACGCCTCGTCGGACTTCCTGAGCCACCCGGTCGACTGGTCCTCGGTGGCGCTTCTCTACGCCGGCGCGCAGAAGAACCTCGGCCCCGCGGGCGTCGCGGTGGTGATCGTCAGGGAGGATATGGTGGCGCGGGCCCGCGCGAAGAAGCTCCCCACGATGGTCTCCTACGGGACCCATGTGGACAAGGGGTCGATGCACAACACGCCCCCCTGCTTCGCCATCTACCTCTCGCTGCTGGCGCTGCGCGAGCTCAAGGAGAAGGGCGGGCTGCCGTACATCGAGAAGCTCAACAAGAGGAAGGCGAACGCGCTCTACTCGATGATCGATCGATCGGGGGGGTTCTACCGCCCGTTCGCGCGCAAGGATTCCCGCTCGCGGATGAACGTGACCTTCCGCCTGCCGACCGCGGAACTCGAGGAGAAGTGCGCCGCCGAGGCGAAGGCGCGCGGCCTGATCGGGCTGAAGGGGCATCGGAGCGTGGGCGGGATGCGCGCCTCGATCTACAACGCGATGCCGATGAAGGGGGTCAAGGCCCTGATCGCGTTCCTCGAGGAGTTCATGAAGGCCAACAGCTGA
- a CDS encoding class I SAM-dependent methyltransferase: protein MTAPCPICGGTRLRPLVAEAERSLRRCRACGAVHLWPRPASAVLEETVDRAAARRLPRERETAVLERIRARNREILERLERRGCRGSLLDVGCGRGILMEDARRRGWRVAGVELAGKIAEEGIEERGLDIKVGTLADAAFPAASFDAVIFSHSLEHLAAPAEALREAAGLVRAGGWVYVETPHWGSLSSRLLGRGWWNVDPDNHLFLFSRRALEILARRAGLEAREFRGTHFDATAVLIRRARLRDPALNDLVCINELRDRLFSIRGAWRAARVLDSCAALLLGRSLLNDYLECWLQRPAVP, encoded by the coding sequence GTGACCGCCCCCTGCCCCATCTGCGGCGGCACGCGTCTCCGCCCCCTGGTCGCGGAGGCGGAACGTTCCCTGCGCCGATGCCGCGCCTGCGGCGCCGTCCATCTGTGGCCCCGGCCCGCGTCCGCCGTGCTGGAAGAAACCGTCGACCGCGCCGCCGCGCGGCGGCTGCCCCGCGAGCGGGAGACGGCGGTGCTCGAACGGATACGCGCCCGCAACAGGGAGATACTGGAGCGTTTGGAGCGGCGGGGATGCCGCGGGTCTTTGCTCGACGTGGGCTGCGGCCGGGGGATACTGATGGAGGACGCGCGGCGGCGCGGCTGGCGCGTCGCCGGCGTGGAGCTGGCCGGGAAAATCGCGGAGGAGGGGATCGAAGAGCGCGGTCTCGACATCAAAGTCGGCACCCTCGCCGACGCGGCGTTCCCGGCGGCCTCGTTCGACGCGGTGATCTTCTCCCACTCCCTCGAGCATCTCGCCGCCCCGGCGGAGGCGCTGCGGGAGGCGGCCGGGCTGGTGCGGGCCGGGGGGTGGGTGTACGTGGAGACGCCGCACTGGGGTTCCCTCTCGAGCCGGCTGCTGGGGCGCGGCTGGTGGAACGTGGATCCGGACAACCACCTGTTCCTCTTCTCCCGCCGCGCCCTCGAGATCCTCGCCCGCCGCGCGGGGCTCGAGGCGCGGGAGTTTCGGGGCACGCATTTCGACGCCACGGCGGTGCTGATCCGGCGTGCCCGGCTCCGGGATCCCGCCCTGAACGACCTCGTATGCATCAACGAGCTGAGGGACCGGCTCTTCTCGATCCGGGGGGCGTGGCGGGCGGCGCGCGTCCTTGACTCGTGCGCCGCGCTGCTGCTCGGGCGGAGCCTGTTGAACGACTATCTGGAGTGCTGGCTTCAAAGGCCCGCCGTCCCCTGA
- a CDS encoding hydroxyacid dehydrogenase — MKKVLICDPVAKEAVAILKGAGLEVTEKTGLKEDDLVGCIGDYHAVIVRSATKITRKVIEAGGKLQVIARGGVGLDNIDVACAKERGIPVVNTPRASSVSVAELAIGLIFAVARKIPAADASVKAGKWEKKKFAGTELYGKRLGIIGIGRIGQEMAVRALGLGMRVTTCARTSRCAPLVQAPLMDTCDLETTLRESDIISLHLPKTKESTHLIGEKQFAMMKKGVIIINCARGGVVDEAALYEALQSGKVRGAALDVFEVEPPAPDNPLLKLENVVATPHIGASTAEGQFRVGTEIAALVVEKLTA, encoded by the coding sequence ATGAAGAAGGTGCTGATCTGTGATCCGGTGGCGAAGGAGGCGGTGGCGATCCTCAAGGGCGCGGGTCTCGAGGTGACCGAGAAGACCGGCCTCAAGGAGGACGATCTCGTCGGATGCATCGGCGACTACCACGCGGTCATCGTCCGGAGCGCGACCAAGATCACGCGCAAGGTCATCGAGGCGGGCGGGAAGCTGCAGGTCATCGCCCGCGGCGGCGTCGGCCTCGACAACATCGACGTCGCCTGCGCCAAGGAACGGGGCATCCCCGTGGTCAACACCCCCCGCGCATCCTCCGTCTCCGTCGCCGAGCTCGCGATCGGGCTGATCTTCGCCGTCGCCCGGAAGATCCCCGCCGCCGACGCCTCGGTCAAGGCGGGCAAGTGGGAGAAGAAGAAATTCGCGGGGACGGAGCTCTACGGCAAGCGGCTGGGCATCATCGGCATCGGCCGCATCGGGCAGGAGATGGCCGTCCGGGCCCTCGGCCTCGGGATGCGGGTGACCACCTGCGCCCGGACCAGCCGCTGCGCCCCTCTCGTCCAGGCGCCCCTGATGGACACCTGCGATCTCGAGACCACCTTGAGAGAGTCCGACATCATCTCCCTGCACCTCCCCAAGACGAAGGAATCGACGCACCTGATCGGGGAGAAGCAGTTCGCCATGATGAAGAAGGGCGTCATCATCATCAACTGCGCGCGCGGAGGGGTCGTGGACGAAGCGGCCCTCTACGAGGCGCTGCAGAGCGGCAAGGTGCGCGGCGCCGCCCTCGACGTCTTCGAGGTCGAGCCCCCCGCGCCCGACAACCCGCTCCTGAAGCTCGAGAACGTGGTCGCCACCCCGCACATCGGCGCCTCCACCGCCGAGGGCCAGTTCCGCGTGGGCACCGAGATCGCGGCGCTCGTGGTCGAGAAGCTGACGGCGTAA
- a CDS encoding glycosyltransferase family 2 protein encodes MDPYICIIVLNWNGLKETLDCLASLRRISYPRFKVIVVDNASTDGSPKAIAEQFPEALLIRNQVNAGFDGGNNIGMRAALREGAEAVLLLNNDTIVCPELLRRLADAAAFLPRAGVLGPKIYYHESPDVFWWAGSRSSYSTTGWMLTYTQEGKRQRDEGQYDAISRIAAVIGCAIYIKSEVLREVGLLDERFFIYHEEYDLCRRAEDAGWYCYFVPEAKVWHKVSMSMGGEYSPSLYYLWTRNWMLLSRKHTPVLLWPMLYLAYLKESFWVYQGLGEKGRHAAAEAALAGAWHALLNRFGPPGRLVPPRFLSRLAARRFRRLSGSGG; translated from the coding sequence ATGGATCCGTACATCTGCATCATCGTCCTCAACTGGAACGGACTGAAGGAGACGCTCGACTGCCTCGCCTCGCTCCGGCGGATCTCCTACCCGCGTTTCAAGGTGATCGTCGTGGACAACGCCTCGACCGACGGCTCGCCGAAGGCGATCGCCGAACAGTTCCCGGAGGCGCTCCTCATCCGCAACCAGGTCAACGCGGGCTTCGACGGGGGCAACAACATCGGGATGCGCGCCGCCTTGCGGGAGGGCGCCGAGGCGGTGCTCCTGCTCAACAACGACACCATCGTATGTCCGGAACTGCTGCGTCGGCTCGCCGATGCGGCGGCCTTCCTCCCGCGCGCGGGCGTTCTCGGGCCCAAGATCTACTACCACGAATCCCCGGATGTCTTCTGGTGGGCCGGGAGCCGGAGCAGCTACTCCACGACCGGCTGGATGCTGACCTATACGCAGGAAGGGAAGCGCCAACGCGACGAAGGGCAGTACGACGCCATCAGCCGCATCGCCGCGGTCATCGGCTGCGCGATCTACATCAAGAGCGAGGTGCTGCGGGAGGTCGGCCTGCTCGACGAGCGCTTCTTCATCTACCACGAGGAGTACGACCTCTGCCGGCGCGCGGAGGATGCGGGCTGGTACTGCTACTTCGTGCCGGAGGCGAAGGTGTGGCACAAGGTGTCGATGTCGATGGGGGGGGAGTATTCGCCGTCGCTGTACTACCTCTGGACTCGCAACTGGATGCTGTTGAGCAGGAAACACACCCCCGTGCTGCTCTGGCCGATGCTCTACCTCGCGTATCTCAAGGAGAGCTTCTGGGTCTACCAGGGACTCGGCGAGAAGGGAAGGCACGCCGCCGCAGAGGCGGCGCTCGCGGGGGCGTGGCACGCGCTCCTCAACCGGTTCGGGCCGCCGGGAAGGCTTGTCCCCCCGCGATTCCTCAGCCGCCTCGCGGCGCGGCGTTTCCGCCGTCTGTCCGGGAGCGGGGGGTGA
- the ade gene encoding adenine deaminase, with amino-acid sequence MERLDRMIRVARGKAKADVVLRNGRVVNVYTGECVETDVAILGDRIVGLGSYRGAKEYDVAGRFVAPGFIDAHIHLESAMVTVPEFARVVVPMGTTSVVSDPHEIANVMGLEGINYMLRSSKYNPLNVFVMVPSCVPSSPLETPGAVLRATDILFFLNQEWVLGLAEMMDYPGLLACDPAILDKVRIAGRRIIDGHAPGLSGKDLCAYIAAGISSDHECVTEEEAREKLRLGMTVMIREGGCARNMEALLPLVTPATAPHCAFCTDDRHPQALISEGHMNGVLRKAVRLGLDPVTAITLCTLNPARHYGLDGLGAVAPGKIADIVVLEDLDGFSVEMVFKNGRLAAQDGALIPGVPGAPRPPEPLRGSINIQWLAREQFEIPASRGRLRAIALVPGQLLTRLELVKPSVLSGRVVADPGRDLLKIAVIERHHASPNIGLGIVRGFGLTRGAIASSVAHDSHNIVAVGTNDADILEAVIKIRKLQGGLTAVVDGKLIASVALPIAGLMSEKSVREVGDELDALIAAARRMGCRLEDPFMMLSFLSLSVIPELKLTDKGLVDVSAQKIVPLFAQERAGGKGARR; translated from the coding sequence ATGGAACGCCTGGACAGGATGATCAGGGTGGCGCGCGGGAAGGCCAAGGCCGACGTGGTGTTGCGGAACGGCCGGGTCGTCAACGTCTACACCGGGGAGTGCGTCGAGACGGACGTGGCGATCCTCGGGGACCGGATCGTCGGGCTCGGGAGCTACCGCGGGGCGAAAGAGTACGACGTCGCGGGGCGGTTCGTCGCCCCGGGGTTCATCGACGCGCATATCCACCTCGAGAGCGCGATGGTGACGGTGCCCGAGTTCGCCCGGGTCGTCGTGCCGATGGGCACCACGTCGGTGGTGAGCGACCCCCACGAGATCGCCAACGTGATGGGCCTCGAGGGGATCAACTACATGCTCAGGTCGAGCAAGTACAACCCCCTCAACGTGTTCGTGATGGTCCCCTCCTGCGTGCCGTCGTCCCCGCTTGAGACGCCGGGGGCGGTGCTGCGGGCGACCGACATCCTCTTCTTCCTCAACCAGGAGTGGGTCCTGGGCCTTGCCGAGATGATGGACTATCCCGGCCTCCTCGCCTGCGACCCGGCGATTCTCGACAAGGTGAGGATCGCGGGCCGCAGGATCATCGACGGACACGCCCCCGGCCTTTCGGGAAAGGATCTGTGCGCCTACATCGCCGCCGGGATCTCCTCGGACCACGAGTGCGTGACGGAAGAGGAGGCGCGCGAGAAGCTCCGCCTGGGGATGACCGTGATGATCCGCGAGGGGGGGTGCGCGCGTAACATGGAGGCGCTCCTGCCTCTCGTCACCCCCGCGACCGCCCCGCACTGCGCCTTCTGCACCGACGACCGACACCCCCAGGCGCTGATCTCCGAGGGGCACATGAACGGCGTCCTCAGGAAGGCGGTGCGGCTGGGGCTCGACCCGGTGACGGCGATCACGCTCTGCACCCTGAACCCGGCCCGCCACTACGGCCTCGACGGGCTCGGCGCGGTGGCCCCCGGGAAGATCGCCGACATCGTCGTCCTCGAAGACCTGGACGGATTCTCGGTCGAGATGGTTTTCAAGAACGGCCGCCTCGCCGCCCAAGACGGCGCGCTCATCCCCGGCGTTCCCGGCGCGCCCCGGCCGCCCGAGCCGCTGCGCGGCTCGATCAACATCCAGTGGCTCGCGCGCGAGCAGTTTGAGATCCCCGCGTCCCGCGGGCGTCTCCGCGCGATCGCGCTTGTCCCGGGGCAGCTCCTCACGCGCCTGGAGCTCGTGAAGCCCTCCGTCCTCTCCGGGCGAGTGGTCGCCGATCCGGGGCGCGACCTATTGAAGATCGCCGTCATCGAGCGCCACCACGCCTCCCCGAATATCGGCCTGGGGATCGTGCGCGGCTTCGGCCTGACGCGGGGCGCGATCGCCTCCTCCGTCGCCCACGACTCGCACAACATCGTCGCCGTCGGCACGAACGACGCCGACATCCTGGAGGCGGTGATCAAGATCAGGAAGCTCCAGGGGGGGCTCACCGCGGTGGTGGACGGGAAGCTCATCGCGAGCGTCGCCCTCCCGATCGCAGGACTGATGTCGGAGAAGTCCGTCCGCGAGGTCGGGGACGAGCTCGACGCCCTGATCGCGGCCGCCCGTCGGATGGGCTGCAGGCTTGAGGACCCGTTCATGATGCTCTCGTTTTTGTCGCTCTCGGTGATCCCAGAGCTCAAGCTCACCGACAAGGGGCTCGTGGACGTTTCGGCGCAGAAGATCGTTCCGCTCTTCGCGCAGGAGAGGGCGGGCGGAAAGGGCGCGCGGCGATGA
- a CDS encoding DUF1015 domain-containing protein — translation MAFVYPFRGYRYNPEKVPDTGLVFAEPYDKITPELQEIYYRRHPHHIVRFSKGATTPQDTPADNQYTRARSFFDRCVAERVLVRDEREALYVYAQEYSFAGGPVKTRRGFIALGGLEEFKKGGVMPHERTLAGPKADRLNLMRATAVQSGLIFMLYSDPEGAVAGALARKTGGPPDVEARDDDGVVHRVWVVTDPAVHREVQSLMEAKSLFIADGHHRYETALNYRREMREKGVRCLPGNENFDSHIMAFVAMEDPGLTVLPTHRLLHHLPPDELAAFPARLARLFTLERCGGLDELLAGMKTDRPGDHRFGLYLGKTFTVLRLNDEAAVAASMPADASADWKRLDVSIIHAVLETLLGIDKRKLEEEAHVSYERYADAAVRAVDTGAFQAAVFLNPTRAEEVARVAGNGERMPQKSTDFYPKLYTGLVLNALNLPR, via the coding sequence ATGGCGTTTGTCTATCCGTTCAGGGGATACCGCTACAACCCGGAGAAGGTCCCGGATACCGGCCTCGTCTTCGCGGAGCCGTACGACAAGATCACGCCGGAACTGCAGGAGATCTACTACCGGCGGCATCCGCACCATATCGTGCGCTTCTCCAAAGGCGCCACCACGCCGCAGGACACGCCCGCCGACAACCAGTACACCCGTGCGCGCTCCTTCTTCGACCGGTGCGTCGCGGAACGCGTCCTGGTCCGCGACGAGCGGGAAGCGTTGTACGTCTACGCCCAGGAGTACTCGTTCGCGGGCGGCCCCGTCAAGACCCGGCGCGGCTTCATCGCCCTCGGCGGGCTGGAGGAGTTCAAGAAGGGCGGCGTGATGCCGCACGAACGCACCCTCGCGGGGCCCAAGGCGGACCGCCTCAACCTGATGCGCGCGACCGCGGTGCAGTCGGGCCTGATCTTCATGCTCTACTCCGACCCGGAGGGGGCGGTCGCCGGCGCCCTCGCCCGGAAGACCGGCGGCCCGCCCGACGTCGAGGCGCGCGACGACGACGGGGTGGTCCACCGGGTCTGGGTCGTGACCGATCCCGCGGTGCACCGCGAGGTGCAGTCGCTGATGGAGGCCAAGTCGCTCTTTATCGCCGACGGCCACCACCGCTACGAGACGGCGCTGAACTACCGGCGCGAGATGCGGGAGAAGGGGGTGCGGTGCCTGCCCGGCAACGAGAATTTCGACTCCCACATCATGGCGTTCGTCGCGATGGAGGACCCGGGGCTCACCGTCCTCCCCACGCACCGCCTGCTGCACCACCTCCCCCCCGACGAGCTCGCGGCCTTCCCCGCACGGCTCGCGCGCCTCTTCACCCTCGAGCGCTGCGGCGGGCTTGACGAACTGCTTGCGGGGATGAAAACCGACCGCCCCGGCGACCACCGCTTCGGACTCTACCTCGGCAAAACCTTCACCGTTCTCCGCCTCAACGACGAGGCGGCCGTCGCCGCGTCGATGCCGGCGGACGCCTCGGCGGACTGGAAGCGGCTCGACGTGAGCATCATCCACGCCGTCCTCGAAACGCTCCTCGGCATCGACAAGCGGAAACTGGAGGAGGAGGCGCACGTCTCCTACGAGCGGTACGCCGACGCCGCCGTGCGGGCGGTGGACACCGGCGCATTCCAGGCGGCGGTCTTTCTCAATCCGACGCGGGCCGAGGAGGTCGCCCGTGTCGCCGGGAACGGCGAGCGGATGCCGCAGAAGTCGACCGATTTCTATCCGAAGCTGTACACCGGGCTGGTGCTGAACGCGTTGAACCTGCCGCGATGA
- a CDS encoding methyltransferase domain-containing protein, with amino-acid sequence MAALWARFKRRIEPPERLLGLNFGDERERFRALLERTGRDARILDVGAGGMRMLPGIVTMELCPTATTDVAGDALDLPFRTGSLDGVMILNVLEHVRDPARVAAEIGRVLRPGGAVYAVAPFVFPYHEAPEDHWRYSVSGIALLFERLGFQKAFNGFQKGPCSTYLRLSVHFWALFFSCNRVLLYKIFRVLFSYLFSPFRFFDHIVYRYTLAHVVCSSVYFIGVKAPGTACGPSARA; translated from the coding sequence ATGGCCGCGCTCTGGGCGAGGTTCAAGAGGCGGATCGAGCCGCCGGAGCGGCTCCTGGGGCTCAACTTCGGCGACGAGCGGGAGAGGTTCCGGGCCCTGCTGGAGCGGACCGGCCGCGATGCGCGCATCCTCGACGTGGGGGCCGGCGGGATGCGGATGCTCCCGGGGATCGTCACGATGGAGCTGTGCCCGACCGCCACGACCGACGTGGCCGGAGACGCCCTGGACCTTCCGTTCCGCACCGGCTCCCTCGACGGGGTGATGATCCTGAACGTGCTGGAGCACGTGCGGGATCCCGCAAGGGTTGCGGCGGAGATCGGGAGGGTGCTGCGGCCCGGGGGCGCCGTCTACGCCGTGGCGCCGTTCGTTTTTCCGTACCACGAGGCGCCCGAAGACCATTGGCGCTACTCGGTCTCGGGCATCGCCCTCCTCTTCGAGCGGCTGGGCTTCCAAAAGGCGTTCAACGGCTTCCAGAAGGGGCCCTGCTCGACGTACCTCCGCCTCTCGGTCCATTTCTGGGCGCTCTTCTTCTCGTGCAACCGGGTCCTGCTCTACAAGATCTTCCGGGTGCTCTTCTCGTACCTCTTCTCGCCGTTCAGGTTCTTCGATCATATCGTCTACCGGTACACGCTCGCGCACGTGGTCTGTTCGAGCGTCTATTTCATCGGGGTGAAGGCTCCCGGGACGGCGTGCGGCCCGTCCGCGCGGGCGTGA